In a genomic window of Halostella litorea:
- a CDS encoding tyrosine-type recombinase/integrase, which produces MTEPENLEDLNPEQGRKMYLEDRRGEVSAATLQSHGYRLDQFVDWCRGEEIENLNELSGRDVQTFKLARKQEGLAPATLKSQMDTLRVFLRFCASIDGVHDELPESVNSPSLSDEDARGTDTLDSEHAKKILTHRSKYDYASHKHVEIRVLWATGMRMGALRGIDLPDVHLEQQFIELNHRPDTDTPLKNNVRGEREVALDTTTTNVLRDYIDENRVDAGDKYGRDPLLTTKFGRASDNSVRAWMYQMTRPCEAGMGCPHGRDPDRCEAVDGQTRMSASKCPDSVAPHAVRRGAITHHLQQDTPPRVVSDRMNVGRDTLSKHYDARTPREKMEQRRNHLPDI; this is translated from the coding sequence ATGACGGAACCCGAGAATCTCGAAGACCTGAACCCCGAACAGGGCCGAAAGATGTACCTCGAGGATCGCCGCGGCGAGGTCTCAGCTGCTACGCTTCAGAGTCACGGCTACCGACTCGACCAGTTCGTCGACTGGTGTCGTGGCGAGGAAATCGAGAACCTGAACGAACTGAGCGGAAGAGACGTGCAGACGTTCAAACTCGCACGGAAACAGGAGGGACTCGCACCGGCGACCTTGAAATCGCAGATGGACACGCTGCGCGTGTTCCTGCGGTTCTGTGCGAGTATAGATGGCGTCCACGACGAATTACCGGAGTCGGTAAACAGTCCGTCTCTATCCGATGAGGACGCCCGCGGGACGGACACCCTCGACTCCGAACACGCCAAGAAGATCCTCACGCACCGAAGCAAGTACGACTACGCCAGCCACAAGCACGTCGAGATTCGCGTCTTGTGGGCGACTGGAATGCGGATGGGTGCGTTGCGCGGGATTGACCTCCCTGACGTCCACCTCGAACAGCAGTTCATCGAGTTGAATCACCGTCCAGACACCGACACGCCGCTGAAGAACAACGTCCGGGGCGAGCGGGAGGTCGCGTTGGACACAACGACAACGAACGTGCTGCGGGACTACATCGACGAGAACCGCGTCGACGCCGGCGACAAGTACGGACGAGACCCGCTGCTGACGACGAAATTCGGACGGGCCAGCGACAACTCGGTGCGAGCTTGGATGTACCAGATGACCCGGCCGTGCGAAGCCGGGATGGGGTGTCCGCACGGCCGCGACCCCGACCGCTGCGAGGCCGTCGACGGTCAGACCCGAATGTCGGCGAGCAAGTGTCCGGATTCCGTCGCCCCGCACGCAGTCCGACGGGGCGCGATCACCCACCACCTACAGCAAGACACGCCCCCGAGGGTGGTGAGTGATCGGATGAACGTCGGGAGAGACACGCTCTCGAAGCACTACGACGCGCGGACGCCGCGCGAAAAGATGGAGCAGCGCAGAAACCACCTCCCCGACATCTGA